One genomic segment of Brevibacillus laterosporus LMG 15441 includes these proteins:
- a CDS encoding sigma-54 interaction domain-containing protein, whose product MKSFFSLQMKVTACMLPLSFSEDVTSQSNTAGDVMHSYLPEYCAIPSSHTLWQAFLCASSFLSQSTAPAFHSKLFVLDSADGKPLGYLPFRQLFEIIGTVASNQEALLHTLLSTMSEATTIVDSFNQVVYWNPAAEKMYQIKKEDVVGTSLDNHFASESIRLKIALSEGSAVQRLYHIPRPNQHVLINSAPIIQSSEIIGAISIEQDITELVKLHEELTNTTEHLHNLQQEMTRYQAPTDPFFPIKGHSPALQTAMQTARKVAVTDATVLIYGESGVGKELFAQAIHQVSKRSKKSFVAINCAAIPAALFESELFGYQGGAFTGAERKGKPGKIELAHEGTLFLDEIGELPLELQAKLLRALQERQFYRVGGTEPIYVNTRIIAATNKNLEKMVAEGRFREDLYYRLNVFSLELPSLRERSEDILELVPIFLHEYSLANNQAVPRIMPDVMQALLDYHWPGNIRQLRNIIERLSILQENGVITWEHLPAALKNAHERNSDHPSKSSSSSATELSSAYIAATVSPSAISQTTSEIYGLHNEYVPARLEKGSDMEKTKILQALERTYGNKKAAAELLGMSRGTLYNKMRRYGLVEESIKQ is encoded by the coding sequence ATGAAATCCTTCTTCTCGTTACAAATGAAGGTAACCGCTTGTATGTTACCGCTTTCTTTCTCTGAGGATGTGACAAGTCAATCTAACACTGCTGGGGATGTCATGCATTCTTACTTGCCTGAATATTGTGCCATTCCTAGTTCACATACGCTATGGCAGGCCTTTTTATGTGCATCTAGCTTTCTTTCGCAATCAACAGCTCCAGCTTTCCACTCAAAGCTATTTGTGTTGGATTCCGCAGACGGCAAGCCTCTTGGCTATCTGCCCTTTAGGCAATTATTTGAGATCATTGGCACTGTCGCCAGCAATCAAGAAGCTCTCCTTCATACTTTATTGTCGACTATGAGCGAGGCGACCACCATTGTAGACTCTTTTAATCAGGTTGTTTATTGGAATCCAGCAGCAGAAAAGATGTATCAAATCAAAAAAGAAGATGTTGTGGGCACTTCGTTGGATAACCATTTTGCTAGCGAATCTATTCGCTTAAAGATTGCATTATCAGAGGGATCGGCTGTCCAAAGGCTCTACCATATCCCGCGTCCTAATCAACACGTTTTGATTAACTCAGCCCCAATCATTCAATCATCAGAGATTATTGGAGCCATCTCCATTGAGCAGGACATTACTGAATTAGTCAAACTGCATGAGGAATTAACTAATACAACAGAGCATTTACACAATTTGCAGCAGGAAATGACTCGCTACCAAGCTCCCACTGATCCATTTTTCCCTATCAAGGGACATTCGCCTGCTTTACAAACAGCTATGCAGACAGCCCGAAAGGTCGCCGTAACCGATGCTACTGTCCTTATATATGGAGAAAGCGGAGTGGGTAAGGAACTATTTGCTCAGGCTATTCATCAGGTAAGTAAACGCAGTAAAAAATCTTTTGTAGCCATTAACTGCGCAGCCATTCCTGCCGCCTTATTTGAAAGCGAGCTTTTTGGCTATCAGGGGGGAGCTTTTACGGGAGCCGAGCGAAAAGGGAAACCAGGAAAGATTGAGCTGGCTCATGAAGGTACGCTTTTTTTAGACGAGATTGGGGAATTACCGCTAGAATTGCAAGCGAAGTTATTACGTGCCCTACAGGAGCGACAATTCTATCGTGTCGGTGGAACAGAACCGATTTATGTGAATACACGAATCATTGCAGCTACAAACAAAAACCTAGAAAAAATGGTGGCAGAGGGACGTTTTCGTGAGGATTTATATTATCGATTAAATGTTTTTTCTCTAGAGCTTCCGTCGTTACGGGAACGTTCAGAGGATATCTTAGAATTGGTTCCGATTTTCCTGCATGAATATTCTCTTGCTAATAATCAAGCAGTGCCCCGCATTATGCCAGATGTGATGCAAGCACTCCTTGACTATCATTGGCCCGGAAACATTCGTCAGCTCCGCAACATCATTGAGCGTTTATCCATTTTACAAGAAAATGGAGTCATTACTTGGGAGCATCTTCCTGCCGCATTAAAGAACGCTCACGAACGTAATTCGGATCATCCGTCCAAATCCAGTAGCTCATCAGCTACAGAGCTGTCTTCAGCCTATATAGCAGCCACTGTATCTCCTTCTGCCATCAGCCAGACTACCTCTGAGATATATGGCTTACACAACGAATATGTACCAGCTCGGTTGGAAAAGGGGAGCGATATGGAAAAAACAAAAATATTACAAGCATTAGAACGCACTTATGGAAATAAAAAAGCGGCCGCGGAGCTACTAGGAATGTCACGCGGTACGCTTTATAACAAAATGAGAAGGTATGGACTTGTAGAGGAATCAATCAAACAATAA
- a CDS encoding DinB family protein: protein MIVQELAPQYHATHQKRYLALLQGISEEHLSWKLPPATNSIGFLIRHIAEVEYAFSQMFFNQTPAKEEGIFTLGKVTDTGVWVNLNDLMDYTERASQFLLQSMELLPEESWDQPVESRIGVMTPRDAFGLLLYHKGYHAGQIGWIKKYGAQA, encoded by the coding sequence ATGATTGTTCAAGAATTAGCACCACAATACCATGCTACTCATCAAAAGCGTTATCTAGCTTTATTGCAGGGAATCAGTGAGGAACATCTATCGTGGAAACTTCCTCCTGCCACTAATTCGATCGGGTTTCTTATCAGGCACATCGCTGAGGTAGAGTATGCTTTTTCTCAGATGTTTTTTAACCAAACACCTGCTAAGGAAGAAGGCATCTTTACCTTAGGCAAGGTTACAGACACAGGAGTCTGGGTTAACCTAAACGATTTGATGGATTACACGGAACGCGCTAGCCAATTCCTCTTGCAATCAATGGAATTATTACCGGAAGAAAGCTGGGATCAACCAGTCGAATCTCGCATTGGTGTCATGACCCCGCGTGATGCCTTTGGTCTATTACTTTATCATAAAGGATATCACGCTGGTCAAATTGGCTGGATAAAAAAATACGGAGCGCAAGCCTAA
- a CDS encoding GNAT family N-acetyltransferase — protein sequence MSLSFYQDQLLINSLEQQELPRAVEIYNSNPNYNVLTNGEPTLTLAELSREYEDANQYPTGHWLAIRYEDKIIGISHILLENPNDQKPWIGLLLIDSSYQGKGYGKKAYLMLEEYFRSLDKKTVHIGVITSNQRALDFWGKLGFEQYRQVTASVGKLTQPVLCMAKFL from the coding sequence ATGAGTCTATCCTTTTATCAGGATCAATTGCTGATCAATTCATTAGAGCAACAGGAACTGCCTCGTGCCGTTGAAATATATAACAGCAATCCGAACTATAATGTACTTACAAACGGAGAACCTACATTAACTCTCGCTGAACTAAGCCGAGAATATGAGGACGCAAACCAATATCCAACCGGTCATTGGCTAGCTATTCGGTATGAAGATAAAATCATTGGCATCTCGCATATTCTGTTGGAAAATCCAAACGACCAAAAACCTTGGATTGGTTTATTACTGATAGATTCCAGCTATCAGGGCAAGGGATACGGGAAAAAAGCCTATCTAATGTTAGAAGAGTATTTTCGTTCATTGGATAAAAAGACCGTACATATCGGTGTCATCACCTCCAATCAACGCGCATTAGATTTTTGGGGAAAATTAGGTTTCGAACAGTATCGGCAGGTGACTGCTTCAGTAGGGAAGCTGACGCAGCCGGTCTTATGCATGGCAAAATTTCTATAA
- a CDS encoding proline dehydrogenase family protein, with protein MEQILKNFFLFLSKNQGLNKAAKKWGLRFGAKRVVAGETIAEAIRGVRELNQKGLVCTLDHLGEFVFSVEEANESADYCMKTIEAIYESKVDCNLSLKMTQLGLDISRDLCVGNMRRILDTAKRCGNIFVRIDMEDYAHNQVTLEILHELLEDYDNVGTVIQAYLYKSENDVESVKDKKGNLRLVKGAYKESPEVAYPAKIDVDENYKKIIKQHLQNGNYAAIATHDDAIIAYVKQLEKEMGFSRDQFEFQMLYGIRPQSQLDLAKEGYKMRVYVPYGNDWYGYFMRRLAERPANVAFVIKGLFSR; from the coding sequence ATGGAACAAATCTTAAAGAACTTTTTCTTATTCCTTTCTAAAAATCAGGGATTAAATAAAGCGGCAAAGAAATGGGGGCTTCGTTTTGGCGCCAAACGAGTGGTGGCGGGAGAAACAATCGCAGAAGCCATTCGTGGTGTCCGTGAATTAAATCAAAAAGGGCTGGTTTGCACGCTGGATCATCTTGGAGAGTTTGTGTTTAGCGTAGAAGAGGCTAATGAATCCGCTGATTATTGCATGAAAACGATAGAAGCCATTTATGAATCTAAAGTGGACTGTAATCTTTCGCTTAAAATGACACAACTGGGCTTGGATATTAGCCGTGACTTATGTGTTGGCAACATGCGCCGAATTTTAGATACAGCCAAGCGATGTGGGAATATTTTTGTGCGCATTGATATGGAGGACTATGCTCATAATCAAGTGACCTTGGAAATCCTGCATGAACTATTAGAGGATTATGATAATGTTGGTACTGTTATTCAAGCATACCTCTATAAATCAGAGAATGATGTGGAGAGTGTGAAAGATAAAAAAGGTAACCTACGTTTGGTAAAGGGTGCTTACAAGGAATCACCAGAGGTAGCGTATCCAGCAAAAATAGATGTTGATGAGAATTACAAGAAAATTATTAAGCAACATCTCCAAAATGGTAATTATGCAGCGATTGCCACACATGATGATGCCATTATTGCCTATGTGAAGCAATTAGAAAAGGAGATGGGTTTTTCGCGGGATCAATTTGAATTTCAAATGCTGTATGGTATCCGTCCACAGTCCCAGCTAGATTTGGCAAAAGAGGGCTATAAAATGCGTGTGTACGTTCCGTATGGTAATGATTGGTATGGGTATTTCATGCGTCGTTTGGCGGAGCGTCCAGCCAATGTAGCATTTGTAATCAAGGGTCTATTTAGTCGTTAA
- a CDS encoding acyl-CoA thioesterase, translating into MAHTFAFTVRSTEVDFIGHVNNAKYLEYMEWARFDWLITEGYTIEELQRRHIFPVVVNMNVNYRSELVMGDEITIHTTLVNVGKRSFVIKHELHHEKKGLVADGLVTMVMIDQTKRRAVELPNELKELFLSIQKEELIP; encoded by the coding sequence ATGGCACATACCTTTGCTTTTACGGTTCGTTCTACAGAAGTTGATTTTATTGGTCATGTGAACAACGCCAAATATTTGGAATATATGGAATGGGCTCGCTTTGACTGGTTAATCACTGAGGGATATACTATAGAGGAGCTACAGAGACGGCATATTTTCCCGGTAGTTGTGAATATGAATGTCAATTATCGAAGTGAGCTTGTCATGGGTGATGAGATTACGATTCACACTACCTTGGTTAACGTAGGCAAACGGAGCTTTGTCATCAAGCACGAATTGCATCATGAGAAGAAGGGTTTGGTCGCAGATGGCCTTGTTACAATGGTGATGATTGATCAGACTAAACGGCGTGCGGTTGAATTGCCGAATGAGTTAAAAGAGTTATTTCTTTCTATACAAAAAGAAGAATTGATACCCTAA